The following nucleotide sequence is from Paenibacillus andongensis.
TATCAGCGATAACCACCCGCAAGCTTGGAAAGCTTAAGTGAATGAGGAAGGGATGACTTCTGAATGAGTCATACACAACACGCAGAAACATGGAAGCATCTCAAGGAAAACTTGCCCCAGTGGGTTACGGAAAGTAAGGCACATACATCAGACGGACATGTTGCTTCCTACATTCCTGAACTAGCTAACGCACCAGCCGATGTTTTAGGTATCTGTATTATGGATGCCGATGGAAATATCTCTGTTGCCGGCGAATCTGATTTCCGTTTTACTTTACAAAGTATTTCGAAAGTATTTACGCTCATTTTGGCGTTGATGGATAACGGTGAAGAAATTGTTTTCTCCAAGGTGGGCATGGAGCCTACCGGAGACGATTTCAACTCAATGCTGAAGCTCGAGCTCGTCGAGCCCGGCATTCCATTTAACCCTCTTATCAATGCTGGGGCCATTGCGATATCATCCTTGATTGCGGGTAGTAATTCTAAAGAGCAAGTCGAACGGATTCTCCATTTTTTCCGCGACATCGCTCATAATCCTTCACTTGAAATCAATCAAAGTGTGTTCCGATCTGAGTCGGATACTGCACACCGGAATCGTTCGTTAGCTTACTTCCTCAAAGACAACGGTGTCTTGGATCGCGAGGTTGAAGATGTCCTCTACGTCTATTTCAGCCATTGTTCCGTCGAGGTGAGTTGTACCGACTTGGCTAGAATGGCCCTCGTACTAGCGCATAATGGCGTAGATCCAATTCGTAATCAACGCCTTATCCCGCGGCGATTCGTGCAGATCGCTAAGACGTTCATGTTTACCTGTGGTATGTATAATGCCTCCGGTGAATTTGCCATGAACGTTGGGCTGCCCGCCAAAAGTGGGGTGTCTGGCAGCATTTTGACGATGGTGCCGGGACGATATGGTATCGGCTTGGTTGGCCCCGCGTTGAACCACAAAGGCAACAGCACAGCTGGTGTTCACCTTCTGGGAACGCTGTCGCAGGAATTTGATTGGAGCTTATTTTAGATTTAGTTACACCAGGTCGTAACTGCTATTGCTATGCATTCGGTTGTTTATTCGTGTAGAGTTGTACGTTGTACAACTTTACTAAGAACCTTCCCATTGCGGGAAGGTTCTTTGGCCTATTTGGTGTTTGTTTGGCGTTTGTTTGAGGCATGTCAGAAAAATACTTGATTAGTTCAACGGAATCAACTGGAACGTCATATTATCCGCGGCGGAATACGGCCATTGAATCATTTTGCCGCCAGCGATGAGCGAGTTATTCGCTACATTTAGTGACTTGCCGGATAGCCTGTTAATAATTTTGAAATAGCCGCCGCCTACAGCTTGAATTTCCCACTGATCATTGAAGGTCGAGCCGAAATCCCATTGGATCACGTCTTCGCCGTCCGCCAAGGAGGCGTTTTTGACAGCGATAGTTTTACCGCTCTTCACGTTGATAATTTTATTAAAGCCTGCAGTTGTCGATGTAATCACCCATTGGTCATTTTGCGCTGTGCCGTAATCCCATTGGAATATTTTTGCTCCATTGTTTAAGGAAGCTGCTTCAACCGCAATGGACAGGCCTGTCGATTTGGGGATGATGCGATACGTTTTTCCCGAGACAAAGTAACCACTCGTTGATTCTGATCCCGTCAATTTCACCATAACGGTCCCATGTGAAGGTACATTCACAGTGTAGCTATTGTTGAACGAGCCCTGCTCAGTCTTGGACCATAAATCCCTAACATTAGCTGCAGCATTCAGGCCAAGACTCGAGAAATTAACTGTCATGTTCGCAGCAGCGCCTGTACGATTTAACAACACAACCGCACGCGTTCCAGCAGCCTGCAGTTTTTTGGAGTATACCTGCAATCCTCCGAGATCGCTTACTAATATACCTTGGCTGCCAAGCGCATCCTGATTTATAGCAATGACTTCAGAATTCATCAGGGTATCTTTCGTGAATTGACTCATCGTGCTCAAATTATTGCCCGCAATCAATGGCGAAGCCATAATCGTCCACATCGAGAAATGCGAACGGTATTCCGTATCCGTCATGCCTCCGCCGAAGACGGCGCCAGTTCCATAATTGCCGACCATGAGCATGTCTGCGTCATTCCAGCCTTTGGTAGGCCCCGCAAAACTGGCAAGCGGAGCGTTCTGATCAATGATCCAAGTTACTCGGTCCCAGTAGTCGAAGATATCGTCCGTTGTCCTCCACATATTGCCCGTGGCCGCACCCCACACCCATGGTTTGTTGATGCCCCAATTGCAAATGCTGAATAGGATCGGCCTTCCCGAGTTAGCGAGAGCATCCCGGATGATCGTATACCTGGTTTGTGGATCCATGCCCCCATTATCGCACCAGTCGATCTTGACGTAATCAACCCCCCAGGAAGCAAATGTATTCGCATCCTGCACCTCATGCGAATACATCCCTGGTCTTCCGGCACAAGTGGTGAATCCAGCATCCGTATAGAGACCGAATTTTAAGCCTTTGCTATGCACATAGCTCGCAAGTGATGCCATTCCGCTTGGGAATTTGACCGGATCGGCCATAATAGTACCATCGCTGGTTCGACCTGTTTGCCAGCAATCATCGATCACAATATACTTGTATCCGGCTGCCTGCATGCCGCTGCTTACCATTGTATCGGCTGCCTGTTTAATTTTCACTTCATCCACGTTACAAGCATAGAAGTTCCAGCTATTCCAACCCATTGGCGGAGTCGGCGATAAGCCATTATTTAAGGCAGAAGCCGTTTGAGGAGCGAGGCTGCCGGACAGCACAATAGGCAATGCAAGCAGGAAGGAGAGCAGGAATTGCACGATAAAACGAATATTTTTCCGAGCCAATTTCCCCATAAAAAACCTCCATTATCAAATAAATTTGGTTTTTACAAGCCATATAATTGGTCCACATTCAGCCAGTTATTGTTTCCTTTCGAGGTGTCATAGCCAAGCTGTATCGTATTCGATCCTGCCTGAAGGGATATGGTCATAGAAACGGTGTTCCAGCTGCTCCAGCCGGAAGTTCCAGAAAAGCTCAAATTGGCAGCGACGTCTACACCATTTACTTTAACGTATCGGCTCGCATTGCCGACGCCTGCTGCATAACGGAATGTAATCGTCTTCGTTCCCGCATTATTCTGATTCACATAGAAATCAAGCGATGTTCCGTTGGTATTCCAGCCTGCGACATAGCCTCGGCCATTAAAACCAGTCTGTGTGCTTTCGTTGATCATGCCAACACCGCCGACTAAGGTGCGCCGGGCATTTTCCGCTTCATAAAGACCGTTCCCCGCAATATTGCCCGTATAATTATCCGAAGGAACGAACTGAAGAATAGATGCGCCCGCAGCTGCAGTTAAGCTTTGGACATAGGCAGAACCGGTAGGGGCCGTCCAATCACTTCCGATGATGCCGTCCGAAGTTCTTCTATGGTTCCATGCTTGCGTAGCATTTTGCTGTAAAAAGGTTAGATATTGCGATTGGCTGGCTTGTACGCGAAGCTGATTCAGATTGCGGGCAAAGATCATTTTAAATCCAGGAGCGTCATTCTCCCCTTCGTACATCAAGGTAGTAGCCGAAGTCATTTTGTCTATCACATATCCAGCTGCATTATTCGCATCCGTTAAATAGCTGCTCGTACCAGTAGCTCCATATAAAGCGGTCGCCGCCCCAAGGAAAGTTCCGTAGTTGTAGGTGAAATCCCAATCCTTGACGATACCCGCTCCAGTGCCTTCCATATGATCATTAACTTTGCTGCCACTAACCAGTTTCGTTTTGATCCAAGTGTACATTTGCTGGGCTTTCGTTAGGTAAGCGTTGTTATTATAGGCATTTTTTAATTTAATAGCCGTCATCACCATGGGCGCATTGGTAGCCATATTTTTCTGAGCATTGCTGCTGGTCGCCGGGTTCGTTGCATCCTTTCTCCACCAGATGCCTCCTCCGTAATAAGTCGTATCCCAGTAAGCATAGACTTGATCGAAAAGAAAGGATCCTCGGTTCAAATATTCTTGCGTACCGGTAATTTCGTAGGCACGCAGACAAGCAAGCGCCCACCAGCCAAGGTCATCATTGAATTGGTTATCAATCATGTTTGTATATTTTGCATTGAATCCGGTATAAATATCATCGATCATTGTGCGGTAAGTGCTGTTTCCCGTCCGCTGATAAGCATCCATGACCGTTTCCCACATCTGAGCCTCCCACCAGAAATCGGTGTACAGTCCTCCGTCGGGTCCAAAAGCATGAGCGGCATGTATGAGATGGTCGCTATTCGTGTAGAAGTATTTGGCGTTAGCATCATAGAACACGTTAACTAATGAATTCATTGCTGCATCCGCATTCGAAGCTGTGAAAGCAGAAGCACGATTTGCACCTCCCCAAACGGAAAGGAAGAGCGCCATTACTAAACTCATACCTAACCATTTGACAGTTGATCTTCTTTGCATGATCACATAAAACAACTCCTTTTCAGTATAAAGTCTTAATATGAATGCGCTTTCATTTCTGTCGAATTCACCTCCTTTCAGCGCCAATTAGTCGCTACTTCATTTGAAGTGATGCATACGCCTCCAGTAACATAATGCCGCTTAGCATCACACTTAACTGAATGGAGCCTTCAGGAGGCATTGTCCAATCTGTGCCGACACGTCCGATGTTGTCTATGCCTTTCTCCATAAGCGTGATTGCATTATGCTCAATAAGCTTAGCCGGCAGCTCAAATTCGGGGTAAATCTCCGTCAAATTCAGCAAATACCTGATCAGTATCCCTTTGAATAAACCTGTATCGTTGATTCCTTCATCGGGCAGCATCCCTGTAGCACTATCGCATAAGCGGTTCTTCACCGCAGCTGCCGTGCGGCAGGCATCTTCCAGATAAACTGAATCCCCTGTGCAGATGTATAATTCGATGCCAGCCCCGATGAAGACGCCCTGACAATAAGTAAACTGCCAGTCCCTATCTATCTTCTCGTCGGCGAGTCGATTGATACCATCGAATACGAATCCATCCACAGGATCGGTTAACGTCCTTCTGTTCCAATCATAGATTTTTTGCGCCCAAGCCAAATCCGCTTCATCGCCAAATCGTTGAAACAATCGCACTGCTAAAATAACGGCTGGAGCATTAGCTGGCGTGTTTTTGTAATCCGGCTGATTTTTTCGCCAAGCAATCCCGCCACCCATATGCTCATTCCATCCGCCTCGGATGTCTTCCCACAAGTCGGCAACGCTTTCCCGGTACATCTGAGTACCTGTCATGTCGTAAGCCCTTAGCCAAGCCAGCGCCATCCACTGCATGTCATCATAATATTGATGGCGAAACGTTCCTCCATTGGAGCGCAGAATACCGTGGTACAGCTGCTCTAAACGATTTAAATATGCGACATTACCAGTTCGCGCATAGCCGTCAAGGATGACATCCGCAGCATGCGCTTGCCACCAATAATAGTAATTTTCGTCAGGCCGTTTGACAGTTAAACTGTCATCCCATTGATTCATAATCTGTGTATCCGGATTCCAATACAGCTTGTGCAAAGTCGTTTGCAGTTGTTCTGCCACCGCTGCTGCATTCATTTATCCCTCGCCTCCTCTGTGTTAAAAAATAAACAACTTTAGCGGTTCTTGAATAAAAGTGTTTTTAACAGTTGAAGCAAGGCAAGTTAAGCCTAAATTAAACATCCGCTTGCTCATCCGTGTTGTTGTACTTTGAACAACATTACGCATGCTAATCCACTTTTTTCGCTCAAATGTTGCAAAAAATACAGCATTTTCGACCAAAAGACGTTCAATCACGTAAAAAAAGGATAAATTGTTGTACGCTATACAACTTGCCATTCTTGATTCCTCATTTCTACTTGGCTTTGCCTCCAACCCAAAAACCTTATAAATTCTTTAAATAAAAGGGCAGATTCTCGGCTGCCCCTGCTCTTCAATAATTC
It contains:
- a CDS encoding alpha-galactosidase — protein: MGKLARKNIRFIVQFLLSFLLALPIVLSGSLAPQTASALNNGLSPTPPMGWNSWNFYACNVDEVKIKQAADTMVSSGMQAAGYKYIVIDDCWQTGRTSDGTIMADPVKFPSGMASLASYVHSKGLKFGLYTDAGFTTCAGRPGMYSHEVQDANTFASWGVDYVKIDWCDNGGMDPQTRYTIIRDALANSGRPILFSICNWGINKPWVWGAATGNMWRTTDDIFDYWDRVTWIIDQNAPLASFAGPTKGWNDADMLMVGNYGTGAVFGGGMTDTEYRSHFSMWTIMASPLIAGNNLSTMSQFTKDTLMNSEVIAINQDALGSQGILVSDLGGLQVYSKKLQAAGTRAVVLLNRTGAAANMTVNFSSLGLNAAANVRDLWSKTEQGSFNNSYTVNVPSHGTVMVKLTGSESTSGYFVSGKTYRIIPKSTGLSIAVEAASLNNGAKIFQWDYGTAQNDQWVITSTTAGFNKIINVKSGKTIAVKNASLADGEDVIQWDFGSTFNDQWEIQAVGGGYFKIINRLSGKSLNVANNSLIAGGKMIQWPYSAADNMTFQLIPLN
- a CDS encoding glycoside hydrolase family 76 protein; protein product: MQRRSTVKWLGMSLVMALFLSVWGGANRASAFTASNADAAMNSLVNVFYDANAKYFYTNSDHLIHAAHAFGPDGGLYTDFWWEAQMWETVMDAYQRTGNSTYRTMIDDIYTGFNAKYTNMIDNQFNDDLGWWALACLRAYEITGTQEYLNRGSFLFDQVYAYWDTTYYGGGIWWRKDATNPATSSNAQKNMATNAPMVMTAIKLKNAYNNNAYLTKAQQMYTWIKTKLVSGSKVNDHMEGTGAGIVKDWDFTYNYGTFLGAATALYGATGTSSYLTDANNAAGYVIDKMTSATTLMYEGENDAPGFKMIFARNLNQLRVQASQSQYLTFLQQNATQAWNHRRTSDGIIGSDWTAPTGSAYVQSLTAAAGASILQFVPSDNYTGNIAGNGLYEAENARRTLVGGVGMINESTQTGFNGRGYVAGWNTNGTSLDFYVNQNNAGTKTITFRYAAGVGNASRYVKVNGVDVAANLSFSGTSGWSSWNTVSMTISLQAGSNTIQLGYDTSKGNNNWLNVDQLYGL
- a CDS encoding glycoside hydrolase family 76 protein, whose product is MNAAAVAEQLQTTLHKLYWNPDTQIMNQWDDSLTVKRPDENYYYWWQAHAADVILDGYARTGNVAYLNRLEQLYHGILRSNGGTFRHQYYDDMQWMALAWLRAYDMTGTQMYRESVADLWEDIRGGWNEHMGGGIAWRKNQPDYKNTPANAPAVILAVRLFQRFGDEADLAWAQKIYDWNRRTLTDPVDGFVFDGINRLADEKIDRDWQFTYCQGVFIGAGIELYICTGDSVYLEDACRTAAAVKNRLCDSATGMLPDEGINDTGLFKGILIRYLLNLTEIYPEFELPAKLIEHNAITLMEKGIDNIGRVGTDWTMPPEGSIQLSVMLSGIMLLEAYASLQMK
- the glsA gene encoding glutaminase A, producing MSHTQHAETWKHLKENLPQWVTESKAHTSDGHVASYIPELANAPADVLGICIMDADGNISVAGESDFRFTLQSISKVFTLILALMDNGEEIVFSKVGMEPTGDDFNSMLKLELVEPGIPFNPLINAGAIAISSLIAGSNSKEQVERILHFFRDIAHNPSLEINQSVFRSESDTAHRNRSLAYFLKDNGVLDREVEDVLYVYFSHCSVEVSCTDLARMALVLAHNGVDPIRNQRLIPRRFVQIAKTFMFTCGMYNASGEFAMNVGLPAKSGVSGSILTMVPGRYGIGLVGPALNHKGNSTAGVHLLGTLSQEFDWSLF